The Balaenoptera acutorostrata chromosome 15, mBalAcu1.1, whole genome shotgun sequence genome contains a region encoding:
- the ADNP gene encoding activity-dependent neuroprotector homeobox protein, whose amino-acid sequence MFQLPVNNLGSLRKARKTVKKILSDIGLEYCKEHIEDFKQFEPNDFYLKNTTWEDVGLWDPSLTKNQDYRTKPFCCSACPFSSKFFSAYKSHFRNVHSEDFENRILLNCPYCTFNADKKTLETHIKIFHAPNASAPSSSLSTFKDKSKSDGLKPKQADSVEQAVYYCKKCTYRDPLYEIVRKHIYREHFQHVAAPYIAKAGEKSLNGAVPLGTNAREESSIHCKRCLFMPKSYEALVQHVIEDHERIGYQVTAMIGHTNVVVPRSKPLMLIAPKPQDKKGMGLQSRIGSLASGNVRSLPSQQMVNRLSIPKPNLNSTGVNMMSNVHLQQNNYGVKSVGQGYGVGQSMRLGLGGNAPVSIPQQSQSVKQLLPSGNGRSYGLGSEQRTQAPARYSLQSPNASSLSSGQLKSPSLSQSQASRVLGQSSSKPTAAATGPPPPNTSSTQKWKICTICNELFPENVYSVHFEKEHKAEKVPAVANYIMKIHNFTSKCLYCNRYLPTDTLLNHMLIHGLSCPYCRSTFNDVEKMAAHMRMVHIDEEMGPKTDSTLSFDLTLQQGSHTNIHLLVTTYNLRDAPAESVAYHAQNNPPVPPKPQPKVQEKADIPVKSSPQAAVPYKKDVGKTLCPLCFSILKGPISDALAHHLRERHQVIQTVHPVEKKLTYKCIHCLGVYTSNMTASTITLHLVHCRGVGKTQNGQDKTNAPSRLNQSPGLAPVKRTYEQMEFPLLKKRKLDDDSDPPSFFEEKPEEPVVLALDPKGHEDDSYEARKSFLTKYFNKQPYPTRREIEKLAASLWLWKSDIASHFSNKRKKCVRDCEKYKPGVLLGFNMKELNKVKHEMDFDAEWLFENHDEKDSRVNASKTADKKLNLGKEDDSSSDSFENLEEESNGSDSPFDPVFEVEPKIPNDNPEEHIQKVISEDALESEKLDQKEEDGSKYETIHLTEEPTKLMHDASDSEVDQDDVVEWKDGASPSESGPGSQQVSDFEDNTCEMKTGTWSDESSQSEDARSSKPAAKKKATMQGDREQLKWKNSSYGKVEGFWSKDQSQWKNATENDERLSNPQIEWQNSTIDSEDGEQFDNMTDGVAEPMHGSLTGVKLSSQQA is encoded by the exons ATGTTCCAACTTCCTGTCAACAATCTTGGCAGTTTAAGAAAAGCCCGGAAAACTGTGAAAAAAATACTTAGTGACATTGGGTTGGAATACTGTAAAGAACACATAGAA GATTTTAAACAGTTTGAACCTAATGacttttatttgaaaaacacTACATGGGAGGATGTAGGACTGTGGGACCCTTCACTTACAAAAAACCAG gACTATCGGACAAAACctttttgctgcagtgcttgcccattttcttcaaaatttttctcTGCCTACAAAAGTCATTTCCGGAATGTCCATAGTGAAGACTTTGAAAATAGGATTCTCCTTAATTGCCCCTACTGTACCTTCAATGCAGACAAAAAGACTTTGGAAacacacattaaaatatttcatgctCCAAACGCCAGCGCACCAAGTAGCAGCCTCAGCACTttcaaagataaaagcaaaagcGATGGCCTTAAACCTAAGCAGGCTGACAGTGTAGAGCAAGCTGTTTATTACTGTAAGAAGTGCACTTACCGAGATCCTCTTTATGAAATAGTTAGGAAGCACATTTACAGGGAACATTTTCAGCATGTGGCAGCACCTTACATAGCAAAGGCAGGAGAAAAATCACTCAATGGTGCAGTCCCCTTAGGCACAAATGCCCGGGAAGAAAGTAGTATTCACTGCAAGCGATGCCTTTTCATGCCAAAGTCCTACGAAGCTTTGGTACAGCATGTCATTGAAGACCATGAACGCATAGGCTATCAGGTCACTGCCATGATTGGGCACACAAATGTGGTGGTTCCCCGATCCAAACCCTTGATGTTGATTGCTCCCAAACCTCAAGACAAGAAGGGCATGGGACTCCAATCAAGAATTGGTTCCCTCGCTTCTGGAAACGTCCGGTCTTTACCATCACAGCAGATGGTGAATCGACTCTCAATACCAAAGCCTAACTTAAATTCTACAGGAGTCAACATGATGTCTAATGTTCACCTACAGCAGAACAACTATGGAGTCAAATCTGTAGGCCAGGGCTATGGCGTTGGTCAGTCAATGAGACTGGGTCTAGGTGGCAACGCACCAGTTTCCATCCCTCAACAGTCTCAGTCTGTGAAGCAGTTACTTCCAAGTGGAAATGGAAGATCTTACGGACTTGGGTCAGAGCAGAGGACCCAGGCACCAGCAAGATACTCGCTGCAGTCTCCAAATGCTTCGTCTCTCTCATCGGGCCAGTTAaagtctccttccctctcccagtcACAGGCATCCAGAGTATTAGGTCAGTCCAGTTCCAAACCTACTGCAGCTGCCACTGGCCCTCCCCCACCCAATACTTCCTCAACTCAGAAGTGGAAAATATGTACAATCTGTAATGAGCTTTTTCCTGAAAATGTCTATAGTGTGCACTTCGAAAAAGAACATAAAGCTGAGAAAGTCCCAGCAGTAGCCAACTACATTATGAAAATACACAATTTTACTAGCAAATGCCTCTACTGTAATCGCTATTTGCCCACAGACACTCTGCTCAACCATATGTTAATTCATGGTCTGTCTTGTCCATATTGCCGTTCAACTTTCAATGATGTGGAAAAGATGGCGGCACACATGCGGATGGTTCACATTGACGAAGAGATGGGACCTAAAACAGACTCTACTCTGAGTTTTGATTTGACATTGCAGCAGGGCAGTCACACTAACATCCATCTCCTTGTAACTACGTACAACCTGAGGGATGCCCCTGCTGAATCTGTTGCTTACCATGCCCAAAACAACCCTCCAGTCCCTCCAAAGCCACAGCCAAAAGTTCAGGAAAAGGCAGATATCCCTGTTAAAAGTTCACCTCAAGCTGCAGTGCCCTATAAAAAGGATGTCGGGAAAACCCTTTGCCCTCTTTGCTTTTCCATCCTAAAAGGACCCATATCTGATGCACTTGCACATCACTTAAGAGAGAGGCACCAAGTTATTCAGACGGTTCACCCAGTGGAGAAAAAGCTCACCTACAAATGCATCCACTGCCTTGGCGTGTATACCAGCAACATGACCGCCTCGACTATCACTCTGCATCTGGTCCACTGCAGGGGTGTCGGAAAGACCCAGAATGGCCAAGATAAGACAAATGCACCCTCTCGGCTTAACCAGTCACCAGGCCTGGCACCTGTGAAGCGCACTTACGAGCAAATGGAATTTCCCTTGCTGAAAAAGCGAAAGTTAGATGATGATAGCGATCCGCCCAGCTTCTTTGAAGAGAAGCCTGAGGAGCCTGTTGTTTTAGCCTTGGACCCCAAGGGTCATGAAGATGATTCCTATGAAGCCAGGAAAAGCTTCCTGACAAAGTACTTCAACAAGCAGCCCTATCCCACCAGGAGAGAAATTGAGAAGCTGGCGGCCAGTTTATGGTTGTGGAAGAGTGACATTGCTTCCCATTTTAGTAACAAGAGGAAGAAGTGTGTCCGAGACTGTGAAAAGTATAAGCCTGGTGTGTTACTGGGCTTCAACATGAAAGAATTAAACAAAGTTAAGCATGAGATGGATTTTGATGCTGAGTGGCTATTTGAAAATCATGATGAGAAGGATTCCAGAGTCAATGCTAGTAAAACTGCTGACAAAAAGCTCAACCTTGGGAAGGAAGATGACAGTTCCTCAGACAGTTTTGAAAATTTGGAAGAAGAATCCAATGGAAGTGATAGCCCTTTTGACCCTGTTTTTGAAGTTGAGCCTAAAATCCCTAATGATAACCCAGAGGAACACATACAGAAGGTAATTTCTGAGGATGCTTTAGAGTCTGAGAAGCTAGACCAAAAAGAGGAGGATGGTTCAAAATATGAAACTATTCATTTGACTGAGGAACCAACCAAACTAATGCATGACGCCTCTGATAGTGAGGTGGACCAAGATGATGTTGTCGAGTGGAAAGATGGTGCTTCTCCATCTGAAAGCGGCCCTGGTTCCCAACAGGTGTCAGACTTCGAGGACAACACATGTGAGATGAAAACAGGAACCTGGTCCGATGAGTCTTCCCAGAGTGAAGATGCAAGGAGCAGTAAGCCAGCTGCCAAAAAAAAGGCTACCATGCAAGGTGACAGAGAGCAGTTGAAATGGAAGAATAGTTCCTATGGAAAAGTTGAAGGGTTTTGGTCCAAGGACCAGTCACAATGGAAGAATGCAACTGAAAATGATGAGCGCTTATCCAACCCACAGATTGAGTGGCAGAATAGCACAATTGACAGTGAGGATGGGGAGCAGTTTGACAACATGACTGATGGAGTAGCTGAGCCGATGCATGGCAGCTTGACCGGAGTTAAACTGAGCAGCCAACAGGCTTAA